The following are encoded together in the Methylomonas methanica MC09 genome:
- a CDS encoding phage tail protein — translation MDSNRTSFLVLKAAGDFVSRSLKFVWDGQQQAFRLEQQQAHFFPEITPEQALLAWQNAPARIIDNFGQIGAISADGKRFQVKADWQSSHWLDVRASNDNPDAQSIDQLTLAPLVAPDFSQFTDLALGGGSLAALAASGAENVLIVMDLQRRWQQRCELDFVPQRLCVDSRRRVWLAGSYADGGGNPRSAIAMAQGEPLPQAYHPPALAFYPQTANPHALQQQWRQDVEFYDGLLAMCVDQDFLYLLVYRQTAAGYRQHLLMRALSDAAAQPIQDVMLPEDLPFAVDCAVVAPDRLALLAPKPASNTERQQWDCPVVTLDKQQGTARLSGERYRMLSLQSPRFMVGLDGKTRYQSEQGPMQLLPLPQARFPRNGVCILDKALDAGSPDLLWHRLYLEACIPAGCALQVYARAYDDPDGKSQADWQLQPEPLWLPLASELPFYAGWKTPQQPYQGLYQILLQRQSGACRELRGRFLQLKLQMSGDGRHTPAIHAIRAYVPRFSWQQQYLPRHFHQLERPVAGDRRPANSADFRERLLAALEGQLTPIEDRVAAGEMLADPQSAPAPQLQTLAGLLGVELPEHWPRQRQRDWLSFSGQLQRQRGTMAGLCLALDIATDGGVSRGQVIPVEHFRLRRTLATILGLDLSDEQHPLTLGTGQSGNSIVGDSLILSADNAREFLALLAPELIKDNADDQRIVAEFFDRYSHRLTVILHGPAGEQQAGVRRILQQQLPAHLQWAVKTSDYSFIPGLSPLLQIDSYLQRTPAWRKLILDRIHLGRDSLLQNAIALAPELATAPEPAGD, via the coding sequence ATGGACAGCAACCGCACTTCGTTTTTAGTTCTCAAGGCAGCCGGCGACTTTGTCAGCCGCTCGCTGAAGTTCGTCTGGGACGGTCAGCAGCAAGCCTTTAGGCTGGAACAGCAGCAGGCGCATTTTTTTCCCGAGATTACCCCCGAACAGGCACTATTGGCCTGGCAAAACGCGCCGGCACGAATAATAGACAACTTCGGCCAAATAGGCGCCATCAGTGCGGACGGCAAGCGCTTTCAGGTCAAAGCGGATTGGCAAAGCAGCCATTGGCTGGATGTGCGGGCCAGCAATGATAATCCCGACGCCCAAAGCATAGATCAATTGACGCTGGCGCCGCTGGTGGCGCCGGATTTCAGCCAGTTCACGGATTTAGCGCTGGGCGGTGGCAGTCTGGCAGCCTTGGCGGCAAGCGGTGCGGAAAATGTGCTGATCGTGATGGATTTGCAACGCCGCTGGCAACAGCGTTGCGAGCTGGATTTTGTGCCGCAGCGGCTGTGCGTGGATAGCCGTCGGCGAGTCTGGCTGGCCGGCTCATATGCCGACGGCGGCGGTAACCCCCGCAGCGCTATCGCGATGGCGCAAGGCGAACCTTTGCCGCAAGCCTATCATCCGCCGGCTTTGGCTTTTTATCCGCAGACCGCCAACCCGCATGCCTTGCAACAGCAATGGCGGCAGGACGTCGAATTTTATGACGGTCTGTTGGCGATGTGCGTCGATCAGGATTTTTTATATCTGCTGGTTTACCGGCAAACGGCGGCAGGTTATCGCCAACACCTGTTGATGCGTGCCTTGAGCGATGCCGCCGCCCAGCCTATTCAGGATGTGATGTTGCCCGAGGACTTGCCGTTTGCGGTGGATTGCGCGGTTGTCGCGCCGGACCGGCTGGCCTTGCTGGCGCCCAAACCGGCATCTAACACCGAACGGCAGCAATGGGATTGCCCGGTGGTGACGCTGGACAAACAGCAAGGCACGGCCCGCCTCAGCGGCGAACGGTACCGGATGTTGTCGCTGCAATCGCCCCGATTCATGGTCGGTCTGGACGGCAAAACCCGTTATCAATCCGAGCAAGGTCCCATGCAGCTGTTACCGCTGCCGCAGGCGCGCTTTCCGCGTAACGGTGTCTGCATTCTGGATAAAGCCCTGGACGCCGGCAGCCCGGATTTGCTCTGGCACCGCCTGTATCTGGAAGCCTGTATTCCGGCCGGTTGCGCCTTGCAGGTGTATGCCCGCGCCTACGACGATCCGGACGGCAAATCGCAGGCCGACTGGCAGCTGCAACCGGAACCGTTATGGTTGCCGCTGGCCTCGGAGTTACCGTTTTACGCCGGCTGGAAGACCCCGCAACAGCCTTACCAAGGTTTGTATCAGATTTTGCTGCAACGCCAGTCCGGCGCCTGCCGGGAATTGCGCGGTAGGTTTTTGCAATTGAAACTGCAAATGAGCGGCGACGGCCGGCATACGCCGGCCATCCATGCCATTCGCGCTTATGTTCCCCGGTTCTCCTGGCAACAACAGTATTTGCCGCGCCATTTCCATCAGCTGGAAAGACCCGTGGCCGGCGACAGGCGTCCCGCCAATAGCGCCGATTTCCGCGAACGGCTGCTGGCGGCCCTGGAAGGCCAGTTGACGCCCATCGAAGATCGCGTCGCCGCCGGCGAAATGCTGGCCGATCCGCAATCGGCGCCAGCCCCGCAATTGCAGACGCTGGCTGGGCTATTGGGAGTGGAATTGCCGGAACATTGGCCGCGGCAGCGGCAGCGCGATTGGTTGAGTTTTAGCGGCCAGCTGCAACGCCAGCGAGGCACCATGGCCGGCTTGTGTCTGGCGCTGGACATCGCCACCGACGGCGGCGTCAGCCGCGGGCAAGTCATTCCGGTCGAGCATTTCCGCTTGCGTCGCACCCTGGCAACTATTTTGGGGCTGGACTTGAGCGACGAGCAACACCCTCTGACCCTGGGCACCGGCCAAAGCGGCAACAGCATCGTCGGCGACAGCCTGATTTTAAGCGCCGATAACGCCCGGGAATTTCTAGCCCTGTTGGCGCCGGAATTGATTAAGGACAATGCCGACGACCAACGTATCGTCGCCGAATTTTTCGACCGTTACAGCCATAGGCTGACGGTGATATTGCACGGTCCGGCCGGCGAGCAACAGGCCGGCGTGCGGCGAATTTTGCAGCAGCAATTGCCCGCGCATCTGCAATGGGCAGTGAAGACCAGTGATTACTCGTTTATTCCGGGTTTGTCGCCGCTGTTGCAAATCGATAGTTATTTACAACGTACGCCGGCCTGGAGAAAGCTGATTTTGGACCGTATCCATCTGGGCCGCGACAGCTTGTTGCAAAACGCCATTGCCCTGGCGCCGGAGCTGGCGACCGCACCCGAACCCGCAGGAGACTGA
- a CDS encoding putative baseplate assembly protein, translated as MKPMINLDDRRFEELVEEAKARLLNSLPELTQIVPGDPVHALVDVFAWLTETILYRANLIPERQRQAFLNLLQIPRRPAMPAKGLVCIDATRKRTANLAAIIPAESHLPVGTQWFSTVGDLQPTPLLLDVVCKETVSTAQLLAFGITPEQLQLTSPAGSAAIPFRPRHLLPGRDNMDLAATVDKALYLGFSLPLPLVAQKTELLKNLAGITLNIGIAPADDLLAEQESQPVPRNLLWELAWQQTGVSDFDYLPLEQLADSSHGARRPGVVRLRLPKDTSLLQPFLPDDPANAGLRNSPPEQPGSTKTEQMLFWLRLRCPEQPDLILSYLAVNAVDVIGQAIERDVMLGLASGQPDQLLAFPQQNIDADSAQIDVEENGHYIPWRRVDHFGAAGAEDKVYMLDAAEGWLRFGDGFRGKLPGRGKRIRAAYYRQGGGAAGNLPANSLKVLENAAAGLQVRQDFPTAGGSDAETVTQMEQRIAALLSHRNRAVTREDFTRLALDNPVNPVAKAELLSGFLPGSSLATARFEVPGVISVFVLPPAEQAIGAFPRTSVGLLKDVYTYLSERSLLGTELYVLSPEYVSVALAVSVREQDPQTRQQVYKAVEQSLLNFLWPLPPGGRIGQGWPLGQAVDVNELRTVAGRVAGVQAIGGLLLYARNGAGQWQTLAEGQSLALQPWQLPELVGIAVQPDSPGEAPQAPNIVSGAGERDAIKDWIPTPVIPDLC; from the coding sequence ATGAAACCCATGATCAATCTTGACGACCGTCGCTTCGAAGAATTGGTGGAAGAAGCCAAGGCCCGCCTGTTAAACAGCCTGCCGGAGCTGACTCAAATCGTACCGGGCGATCCGGTGCATGCCTTAGTGGACGTGTTCGCCTGGTTGACCGAAACCATTTTGTACCGCGCCAACCTGATACCGGAACGCCAGCGTCAGGCATTTTTAAATTTACTGCAAATACCGCGTCGGCCGGCCATGCCCGCCAAAGGCCTGGTTTGCATAGACGCCACCCGCAAACGCACTGCCAATCTGGCCGCCATCATTCCGGCCGAAAGCCATTTGCCAGTCGGCACGCAATGGTTCAGCACGGTCGGCGATTTGCAGCCTACGCCGTTGCTGTTGGATGTGGTTTGCAAGGAAACCGTCAGTACCGCGCAGTTACTGGCGTTCGGCATTACGCCCGAACAACTGCAATTAACCTCGCCGGCCGGCAGCGCCGCCATTCCGTTCCGGCCCCGACACTTGTTGCCGGGCAGGGATAACATGGATTTGGCTGCCACGGTGGATAAGGCGCTGTACCTGGGGTTTAGCCTGCCGCTGCCGCTGGTCGCCCAAAAAACCGAACTGTTGAAAAATCTGGCCGGCATTACCCTGAACATCGGTATCGCTCCGGCGGATGATTTGCTAGCCGAACAGGAAAGCCAGCCCGTGCCGCGCAACTTGCTGTGGGAACTGGCCTGGCAGCAAACCGGCGTCAGCGATTTCGATTATCTGCCGCTGGAGCAACTGGCCGACAGTTCCCACGGCGCACGGCGGCCCGGTGTGGTGCGGCTGCGGCTGCCCAAGGATACCTCTCTGTTACAACCGTTTCTGCCCGACGATCCGGCCAATGCCGGTCTTCGCAACAGCCCGCCGGAGCAGCCGGGCTCGACCAAGACGGAACAAATGCTGTTTTGGCTGCGGCTGCGTTGCCCGGAACAGCCGGATTTAATACTGAGTTATCTGGCTGTCAACGCGGTGGACGTGATAGGCCAGGCTATAGAACGCGATGTAATGCTGGGCTTGGCCAGCGGCCAACCGGATCAGCTATTGGCGTTTCCGCAGCAGAATATCGATGCCGATTCCGCGCAAATAGACGTGGAAGAAAACGGCCACTATATCCCTTGGCGACGGGTCGATCATTTCGGGGCGGCCGGGGCCGAGGATAAAGTCTACATGCTGGACGCGGCCGAAGGCTGGCTGCGCTTCGGCGACGGTTTTCGCGGCAAATTGCCGGGCCGCGGCAAACGTATCCGCGCCGCGTATTACCGGCAAGGTGGCGGTGCGGCCGGCAATCTGCCCGCCAACAGTCTCAAAGTGCTGGAAAACGCCGCGGCAGGCTTGCAGGTGAGGCAGGATTTTCCGACCGCCGGCGGCTCGGACGCCGAAACGGTAACCCAAATGGAACAGCGTATCGCCGCGCTTTTAAGCCACCGCAACCGGGCCGTCACCCGTGAGGACTTTACCCGGCTGGCCTTGGACAACCCGGTCAACCCGGTGGCCAAAGCCGAACTGCTGAGCGGCTTTTTGCCCGGCTCCAGCTTGGCCACCGCCCGTTTCGAAGTGCCCGGCGTGATCAGCGTATTCGTGTTACCGCCGGCCGAGCAGGCTATCGGCGCTTTCCCGCGCACCAGCGTCGGCCTGTTAAAAGACGTCTACACCTATTTGAGCGAGCGTAGTCTGCTGGGTACCGAGTTGTATGTGTTGAGCCCGGAATATGTATCGGTGGCGCTGGCGGTGTCGGTGCGGGAGCAGGACCCGCAAACCCGCCAGCAGGTCTACAAAGCCGTGGAACAAAGCCTGCTAAATTTTTTGTGGCCGCTGCCGCCCGGCGGCCGTATCGGCCAGGGCTGGCCGTTGGGTCAGGCCGTGGATGTCAACGAACTGCGCACCGTGGCCGGCCGGGTGGCCGGCGTACAAGCCATAGGCGGTTTGCTGCTGTATGCGCGAAACGGTGCCGGCCAGTGGCAGACCCTGGCCGAGGGCCAAAGTCTGGCTTTGCAACCCTGGCAATTGCCGGAACTGGTCGGCATCGCCGTACAGCCAGACAGCCCCGGTGAAGCGCCGCAAGCGCCGAATATAGTCAGCGGTGCCGGCGAACGGGACGCTATAAAAGACTGGATTCCCACCCCCGTGATCCCGGACCTTTGCTAA
- a CDS encoding GPW/gp25 family protein has protein sequence MNSRLSPIISWPLEIELDNGRLRFAEDNPSIRQVIWNILATRPGERLMRPEFGAGLYNYIHQPNNETTRNLIKDAVVRGVTRWEPRVELTSVQVLPDPEQISYVNVSIHYRIRQNGTAGQADLSLQLASGG, from the coding sequence ATGAATAGCCGACTCTCGCCCATAATCAGCTGGCCGCTGGAAATCGAACTGGATAACGGCCGTCTGCGCTTTGCGGAGGACAATCCCAGCATTCGCCAGGTGATCTGGAACATCCTGGCTACCCGGCCGGGCGAACGCCTGATGCGGCCGGAGTTCGGCGCCGGTTTGTACAACTATATCCACCAGCCCAATAACGAAACCACCCGCAATCTGATCAAGGACGCGGTGGTTCGCGGCGTGACCCGCTGGGAACCCCGGGTGGAACTGACCAGCGTGCAGGTGTTGCCGGACCCAGAGCAGATCAGCTATGTGAATGTCAGCATCCATTACCGGATCCGGCAAAACGGCACGGCCGGACAAGCGGATTTGAGTCTGCAACTGGCCAGTGGCGGATAA
- a CDS encoding phage baseplate assembly protein V has protein sequence MNTLGHGFGALQALHLATVLDNQDPDNRGRVKVRLAIGDMELWAAVLTNSAGPDYGVSLLPKIDEKVVLAFISPEVAVVMGALWSGGDSHPQEAREVDDVYCIRTPSGSQLKFDDSEDSKIDIKTSSGYHLEITEAEGGKVLIEKGSESIEFSNAEIKINASSKVSIEAAQVKVSAGMVEVEAGMSKFSGVVKCDTLISNAVVSSSYTPGAGNIW, from the coding sequence ATGAATACCCTGGGTCACGGTTTCGGTGCGTTGCAGGCTTTGCATCTGGCCACGGTGCTGGATAACCAGGACCCGGATAATCGGGGTCGGGTCAAAGTGCGACTGGCGATTGGCGACATGGAATTGTGGGCGGCGGTGTTAACCAACAGCGCGGGGCCGGACTACGGCGTCAGCCTGTTGCCTAAAATCGACGAAAAGGTGGTGCTGGCGTTTATCAGTCCGGAAGTGGCAGTGGTGATGGGGGCGCTGTGGTCGGGCGGCGACAGTCATCCGCAGGAAGCCCGCGAGGTGGACGATGTGTATTGCATCCGCACGCCGTCCGGCTCGCAACTCAAATTCGACGACAGCGAAGATTCGAAGATCGACATCAAGACCAGCAGCGGCTACCACCTGGAAATCACCGAAGCCGAAGGTGGCAAGGTGTTAATCGAAAAGGGCTCGGAAAGCATAGAATTCAGCAATGCCGAGATCAAAATCAACGCCTCGTCCAAGGTCAGCATCGAAGCCGCGCAGGTGAAAGTCTCGGCCGGCATGGTGGAAGTGGAAGCCGGCATGAGCAAATTTTCCGGGGTGGTCAAATGCGACACCCTGATCAGCAATGCGGTGGTATCCAGCAGTTATACGCCGGGAGCGGGGAATATATGGTAG
- a CDS encoding phage late control D family protein, producing MAEAFINARPRFRVDGNDDAAMAEAVKDVAIQQPLSGRAHAEIRLINWGRVDSAEAPGFVFQQIRHGAVIDIMIGEQDQQALFSGDVTAIEERYGDGAPQLLLLVEDKMHLLARQRHTRRFEEQSLDDVLRALADDAGLSADIQVSSQTGDWHQFNESNLAFMQRLLAPYDIAVRWRQNQLRIKAEQADSNPPRLSPQDGMEYLRIIADLNGQPANAKVAGFDLAADEATSAESSALQPSPAATAGVDLLNELGWPGEAYFPQPFAKTQGEADNWATAQFRSRAKAFLAGEAVCTGNIEFAAGREVELTDVSERLRGRYQIVHCSHRFDSSQGFRSFLKLNRADWSA from the coding sequence ATGGCCGAAGCCTTCATCAACGCCAGACCTCGATTTAGGGTCGACGGCAATGACGATGCCGCCATGGCGGAAGCGGTCAAGGATGTGGCGATACAACAGCCGCTGTCCGGACGCGCGCATGCCGAGATTCGCTTGATCAACTGGGGTCGGGTGGACAGCGCCGAGGCGCCGGGCTTCGTGTTCCAGCAAATCCGGCACGGCGCCGTGATCGACATCATGATAGGCGAACAGGATCAGCAAGCCCTGTTCAGCGGCGACGTCACCGCGATAGAAGAACGTTACGGCGACGGCGCCCCGCAGTTACTGTTATTAGTGGAAGACAAAATGCATCTACTGGCAAGACAAAGGCATACCCGCCGCTTTGAAGAACAAAGTCTGGACGACGTGTTGCGGGCTCTGGCCGATGATGCCGGTTTGTCCGCCGATATTCAGGTGTCGTCGCAAACCGGCGACTGGCATCAATTCAACGAAAGCAATCTGGCCTTCATGCAACGCTTGTTGGCGCCTTACGATATCGCCGTGCGCTGGCGACAAAACCAGTTGCGCATTAAAGCGGAACAGGCCGACAGCAATCCGCCACGCTTGAGTCCGCAAGACGGCATGGAATATCTGCGCATCATCGCCGATCTGAACGGCCAGCCGGCAAATGCCAAGGTTGCGGGTTTCGATCTGGCCGCCGACGAAGCCACCTCCGCCGAAAGTTCGGCCCTGCAACCGTCACCCGCCGCCACTGCCGGCGTTGATCTGCTGAACGAGCTGGGTTGGCCCGGCGAGGCGTATTTTCCGCAGCCTTTCGCTAAAACTCAGGGCGAGGCCGACAACTGGGCCACCGCACAATTTCGCAGCCGGGCCAAAGCCTTTCTGGCCGGCGAAGCGGTCTGCACCGGCAACATCGAATTTGCCGCCGGGCGGGAAGTGGAGTTGACCGACGTTTCCGAACGGCTGCGCGGCCGCTACCAAATCGTGCACTGCAGCCACCGCTTCGATAGCAGTCAGGGCTTCCGCAGTTTTTTAAAACTCAATCGAGCCGACTGGAGTGCCTGA
- a CDS encoding phage tail protein, translating to MAEFIPFRFHVQLSLPESAGGGLVCNGAFSEVSGLEASMAPKTLKEGGRNWGEVQLAGPTTFSTVVLKRGITDAEGLWRMFDRSFRQSYYSIRLNCSIQLINPADPERAVMVWTLDKVLPIKFKGPDLNATANQVAIEELHLNHEGFVVNWNQPMQAVQNG from the coding sequence ATGGCTGAATTCATCCCGTTTCGCTTTCACGTGCAACTCAGCCTGCCGGAATCGGCCGGCGGCGGTTTGGTGTGCAACGGCGCCTTCAGCGAGGTCAGCGGTCTGGAGGCCAGCATGGCGCCTAAGACTCTCAAGGAAGGCGGCCGCAACTGGGGCGAAGTGCAACTGGCCGGCCCGACCACATTTTCCACCGTGGTGCTGAAACGCGGCATTACCGATGCCGAGGGCCTGTGGCGCATGTTCGACCGCAGTTTCCGGCAAAGTTATTATTCCATCCGTTTGAATTGCAGCATCCAGCTGATTAATCCGGCCGATCCGGAGCGAGCCGTGATGGTATGGACGCTGGATAAGGTATTGCCGATCAAATTCAAGGGGCCTGATCTGAACGCTACCGCCAATCAGGTGGCGATCGAGGAACTGCATTTGAACCACGAAGGTTTTGTGGTGAATTGGAATCAACCCATGCAGGCGGTGCAAAATGGCTAG
- a CDS encoding phage tail protein: MAVFRETPYSAFNYVVELEPGQGDQVDAGFSDVSGLNAEVTIAEYRNGNSKVNHVTKIPGIHKAGDVTLKRGIIGAQNLWDWLDEVRQGKLSGKRNVSIKLLNEDRSDTVVTWRLKNAMPIKWTGPTLTGKGGGDVAIEELVLSVETVDQE, from the coding sequence ATGGCCGTATTTAGAGAAACCCCTTATTCCGCATTTAACTACGTGGTCGAACTGGAGCCGGGGCAGGGCGATCAGGTCGATGCCGGCTTTTCCGATGTCTCCGGGTTGAATGCCGAAGTCACCATCGCCGAATACCGCAACGGCAACAGCAAGGTCAACCATGTCACCAAGATTCCCGGTATCCACAAGGCCGGCGACGTCACCTTGAAGCGCGGCATCATCGGTGCGCAAAACCTGTGGGATTGGCTGGATGAAGTTCGCCAGGGCAAGCTCTCCGGTAAGCGCAACGTCAGTATCAAATTGCTCAACGAAGACCGTTCCGACACCGTGGTGACCTGGCGTCTGAAAAACGCCATGCCGATTAAATGGACCGGACCGACCTTGACCGGTAAAGGCGGCGGCGACGTCGCCATCGAGGAGTTGGTGTTGTCGGTCGAGACGGTGGATCAGGAATAA
- a CDS encoding phage tail sheath subtilisin-like domain-containing protein encodes MPEYLAPGVYIEEKSFRARSIEGVGTSVAAIVGPTRSGPFRGKPEPVTSFADFERIYGDLEDLQFAGNKTQLNYTALAARAFFDNGGKQLFVSRVVKDVNASNTATDGSSAVRAARVSADGKLSFKSRFPGKVGNYVLELHWQDSENLFSIETTTTPAEGEELYLEATNVPQDVRVAVGDLPANRFPISLKVRVRRNGANFDILSGEIKDKDNADAALTRLVIAQLPAATSKISRITLRTPASGKLQAGVAVELRLSQVTDLSNVSGVANWGTLTVLKGLLKADAGANLTLINLPQAQNAGLAADIDFPITALAALPGNVSALLVRRNFDLDVLRIDDIDKLRKGAAGEVVYRVGGLSTSTTADDSLGKKLLADPDTRDAQLTQPIACTVAADADVFSLLHALFDGAALNTPHPVNGPRYLIELQNGSDGDIPESGDYAGEVNDKDGNTGLAAFEQVEDIAIVMTPAAAALDTTPKHLAVVIEMQKHCKRMQYRVGIVDSEANMSISEIRDFKSNLDDTRLALYYPWVVTSDPTGKRSTLTLPPGGFIAGVYANTDVSRGVHKAPANEVVLGALHFEQDINRFQQELLNPNGINCLRSLPGRGHRVWGARTTSSDPEWKYVNVRRYFLFLERSIDKSTQWAVFEPNGEALWASIRISIEDFLYNEWVNGHLLGPTPKHAYFVRCDRSTMTQNDLDNGRLVCEVGVAALKPAEFVIFRIGQKTADA; translated from the coding sequence ATGCCCGAGTATCTCGCCCCTGGCGTATACATAGAAGAAAAGAGCTTTCGAGCCCGTTCCATAGAAGGCGTAGGCACCAGCGTGGCGGCCATCGTCGGGCCGACCCGCAGCGGGCCGTTCCGCGGGAAACCGGAGCCGGTGACCAGCTTTGCGGATTTCGAACGCATCTACGGCGATCTTGAGGATTTGCAGTTTGCCGGCAACAAGACCCAACTGAATTACACCGCGCTGGCGGCGCGGGCGTTTTTCGATAACGGCGGTAAGCAGCTGTTTGTCAGCCGGGTGGTGAAAGACGTAAACGCCAGCAATACCGCAACCGACGGCAGTAGCGCTGTCAGGGCGGCGCGGGTTAGTGCCGACGGCAAGCTGAGCTTTAAAAGCCGGTTTCCGGGCAAGGTCGGTAATTACGTTTTGGAACTGCATTGGCAGGACAGCGAAAACCTGTTTTCGATAGAAACCACCACCACGCCGGCGGAAGGCGAAGAGCTCTACCTGGAAGCGACCAATGTACCGCAAGACGTGCGGGTGGCGGTCGGCGATCTGCCAGCCAACCGCTTTCCGATTTCGCTTAAAGTTCGGGTTCGCCGCAACGGCGCCAACTTCGACATACTCTCCGGCGAAATCAAGGACAAAGACAACGCCGATGCCGCCTTGACCCGCCTGGTAATTGCCCAACTCCCTGCCGCCACCAGCAAAATCAGCCGCATCACATTACGCACTCCTGCCAGCGGCAAGCTGCAGGCCGGGGTGGCGGTCGAGTTACGCTTGTCGCAAGTCACCGATTTGTCCAACGTCAGTGGGGTCGCCAATTGGGGCACGTTGACCGTGTTGAAAGGTTTGCTAAAGGCTGACGCCGGTGCCAATCTAACACTGATCAATTTGCCGCAGGCGCAAAATGCCGGTTTGGCGGCCGATATTGACTTCCCTATTACGGCTCTGGCCGCTTTGCCCGGCAATGTCAGCGCTTTATTGGTGCGGCGCAATTTCGACCTGGACGTGTTGCGTATCGACGATATCGACAAGTTGCGCAAAGGCGCGGCCGGCGAAGTGGTGTACCGGGTCGGCGGCCTGTCGACTTCCACCACCGCCGACGATTCATTAGGCAAAAAATTGTTGGCCGATCCGGACACCCGCGACGCTCAGCTTACTCAGCCGATCGCCTGCACGGTGGCCGCCGATGCCGACGTATTCAGTTTGTTGCATGCCTTGTTCGATGGTGCGGCGCTGAACACACCGCATCCGGTCAACGGCCCGCGCTATCTGATCGAGCTGCAAAACGGCAGCGACGGCGATATTCCGGAAAGCGGCGATTACGCCGGCGAGGTCAACGACAAGGACGGCAACACCGGCTTGGCGGCTTTCGAGCAGGTGGAGGATATTGCCATCGTCATGACCCCGGCCGCCGCCGCGCTGGATACCACGCCCAAGCATTTGGCGGTGGTCATCGAAATGCAAAAGCATTGCAAGCGCATGCAGTACCGGGTCGGCATCGTCGATAGCGAAGCCAACATGAGCATCAGCGAAATCCGCGATTTCAAATCCAATTTGGACGACACCCGCTTGGCTCTGTATTACCCGTGGGTGGTGACCAGCGACCCGACCGGCAAACGCAGTACCCTCACGCTGCCGCCCGGCGGCTTCATCGCCGGGGTGTACGCCAATACCGACGTCAGCCGCGGCGTCCATAAAGCCCCGGCCAACGAAGTGGTGTTGGGCGCGCTGCATTTCGAGCAGGACATCAACCGCTTCCAACAGGAACTGCTGAACCCCAACGGCATTAACTGCCTGCGTTCCTTGCCGGGACGCGGCCACAGAGTGTGGGGCGCGCGCACCACCTCCAGCGATCCGGAATGGAAATACGTCAACGTGCGGCGTTATTTCCTGTTCCTAGAACGTTCGATAGACAAATCCACCCAGTGGGCGGTATTCGAGCCCAACGGTGAAGCCTTGTGGGCCAGCATCCGCATCTCCATAGAGGATTTTCTATACAACGAGTGGGTCAACGGCCACCTGTTGGGACCGACGCCCAAACACGCCTATTTCGTGCGTTGCGACCGCAGCACCATGACCCAGAACGATCTGGACAATGGTCGGTTGGTCTGCGAAGTGGGGGTGGCGGCCCTGAAGCCCGCCGAGTTCGTGATTTTCCGCATCGGTCAAAAGACCGCAGACGCCTAG
- a CDS encoding DUF4255 domain-containing protein — MANYTAVSGVLEALKAYLEQFKDMLDAVSVSVEILSSETLKAGPVDATHKVGIYLHRISIDPFGRNRHLPPKPGPGNQPRKELPLNLHILLIGWSKTTFEQVVLAWAMQVLGSGTELDVADIEDHIADNNRNWQDQDRVQILPEDMSSEDFMRMWDSLPHDYILSAPYIIKTLRLEPVREEGGEPVQSIVLPVGELQ, encoded by the coding sequence ATGGCAAATTACACGGCTGTTTCGGGGGTGCTTGAAGCGCTAAAGGCTTATCTTGAACAATTCAAGGATATGCTGGATGCCGTGTCCGTCAGTGTGGAAATTCTTAGCAGCGAAACCCTCAAAGCCGGCCCCGTCGACGCCACCCATAAGGTCGGTATTTATCTGCACCGCATCTCCATAGACCCTTTCGGCAGAAACCGCCACCTGCCGCCCAAGCCCGGCCCGGGCAATCAACCCAGGAAAGAATTACCGCTCAATCTGCATATCCTGCTGATCGGCTGGAGTAAAACCACATTCGAGCAGGTGGTGCTGGCCTGGGCCATGCAAGTTTTAGGGTCCGGCACAGAACTGGATGTGGCCGACATAGAAGACCATATCGCCGACAACAATCGTAACTGGCAAGATCAGGATCGGGTGCAAATTCTGCCGGAAGACATGTCCAGCGAAGATTTCATGCGCATGTGGGACAGTTTGCCTCACGACTACATTTTATCGGCGCCCTACATCATCAAAACCCTGCGCCTGGAACCGGTTCGGGAAGAGGGAGGCGAGCCGGTGCAAAGCATTGTCCTACCGGTCGGAGAGCTGCAATGA
- a CDS encoding DUF6868 family protein, with amino-acid sequence MITISQLTELLGWASVINIGYLLFATLILMFMRGTVSSIHGKLFNMDEKELSYKYFDFLSNYKVMTLVFMVAPYIALKIMGQ; translated from the coding sequence ATGATCACTATTTCACAATTAACCGAGTTATTAGGATGGGCATCGGTAATCAATATTGGTTATCTTTTATTTGCGACCTTAATTCTTATGTTTATGAGAGGTACAGTATCATCTATTCACGGCAAGCTATTTAATATGGATGAAAAGGAATTAAGTTATAAGTATTTTGATTTTTTGAGCAATTATAAGGTGATGACATTGGTTTTCATGGTTGCACCATACATTGCTTTAAAAATTATGGGCCAGTAA